The DNA segment ACACGTCTGCGTGATCTGCGACCCGAAGCGGTACGGGGGTAGCCGGTGAAGCGGGACCCCCTGCTGTGGGCCGCGCTGGTCGCGGTCCTGGTCGTCCTCGCCTCGGCGGAGTACCGGCTGGCGGTGGCGTGCGGCTTCGGCCAGTACGTCGCCGCCGGCGTCCCCGCAGCCCTCGACGTCTACGCGCTCGCCGCGCTGCGGGCCCGCCGGGACGTCCTGGCGGTCGTAGCCGTGCTCATCGGCGTGAACGCTGCGAGCCATCTCGTCGAGGTCGGTCTCCTGCCCGTCGACGTGCCGCTCGTGGTCGCCGTATCGGCGGTCGCCCCGCTCGTGCTGTGGCGCGTCCACCGCCTCGGCGAGCACCACCAGGAGCCCGCCCCCGCCCCCGCGCCCGCCGTATCCGCCGTACCCGAGGCGTACCCGCCCGTCGAGGTACAGCGGGATACACCGGCCCCCGAGCCGGTCGAGCAGGCGCCCGTGCTGCCTGTCCTCGGCCCGTTCGCCAGCCTCGAGGAACTCCCGCGTACCCGCCCGTACCCGGCCGCGTATCCGCCCGCTGAGCAGGAGGAACACGAGCGCGCCGAGGACGCCGTACCCGCCCCGGCTACCGACTCGGATACACCGGATACGCTCCCGCTCCCGCCCGGATACGCACGCGCCGACGGCGCCGAGGACGACCTCACCGAGCAGGCCCGGACCGACTTCGCGCAGCTGCTCGCCGACGGCCGCGCACCCTCGATCCGGTCCCTCAGGGATACGTACTCGATCGGCCAGCCACGCGCGCAACGCATCCAAGGCGAACTCGTCGGCTCGTGATCCTCGCCGCGTTCTTCGGGCTCTCCGCCCTGCTCGCCCTCCTCGGGCTGTGCGCTGTCGCGCTCCACGACGTCCCCCGCATCTCCGGGACCGTCGCCCTGATCATCACCTTGGCCGCGCTCGGCGCGGTCACCCTCCGCTGAGGACTCCACCTTGAACTACGTCACCTTCGGCGGCGTCACCGTCGGCCTCTGCCTGCTCATCCACCAGGTCGTCACCTGGTGGCCCGGCCGCAAGGCCCTGACGAAGGACCCCGCCAAGCACGCGGCCCGGCTCCTGCCGTTCCTCGCGGCCTGGTGCTACGGCGCCTTGACCACGCTCGGCGTCGGCGGCCTGGTCGGGCTCATCTCCGGCACGATCCTCGGCCTGTCCAACTGGCTCGGCGACGTCGCCCTCGTCTGGGGTGTCGGCGGCGCCGGGGGCCAGTCGGCGGCCCGCGCCACGTTCGTCCCGCTGTCCGGGCCCGGCCTGGGCATCGTGCTCATCCTGACGGCCGCGTTCGCGGCGGCCGTGAAGAAGGCCGGCGACGGCACCGCGGGCGTACTGAAGCGCGGCGCATGGTGTGGCATCACCCTGGGCACGTCGGCCGGGGTCGCCGGGTTCGCCGCCGTACCCATCGCGCAGGCCGTGAACTGGCTCGGCGACCACATCTACGCGGCGTTCTGATGGGCGGCAGCAAGCGGGCCGACGAGGAGCCGGAGGAGCCGTCCAGGGCGGCCGGGGCCTTGGTCCTGGTGGTCCTCGCGGTGGCCGCCGCCGGGGCCGTGTTCACCGTCTCCTCCACGGCCGGAGTGCTCTCGCTGTGGGCCGTCGCCGTCGCCGCGCTGTGGCGGTCCGCCCGCCGCATGTCCGATTCGTCCGCCACTCCCCCACCGAGAGGGGCGGCCCCCGATTCCGGTGAAGCTGCACGTCGCAGGCTGAAGAAGGCGAGAGGGGTGTACGACCCGAACGGGGTTATGTGCACCTACCACCCAACCCCCGAGGGGGAGGTGAACGAGCCATGATCCGACGCTTCCTCGCCCGAGTCCTCGAGTACTGCGGCGACTGCGGATGGTGGGTGGAGAACTGCCCCCATCAGAAGTGACCCCGCACCACAGAACGGCCCCCGGCCGGTAGACACCTACCGGCTGGGGGCCGTTCGGCCTGCGGCCCACCACCGGGGGACCCGGTCCGGCCGCGCCGCCTGGGAAGCGTCGCGCGGCCGGACCGGGGGTCTGTTCGTGCCGGGAGCCTTCCCGGCCGGGGTGCCGGTCCGGCCGCCGGCCCCCGTGGGGAGGGTCGGCGGCCGGACCGGGAGAAGGCGGCGCCGCCGGGGACGAGCATCCACCTTCTTCGGGACCGGCCACCGTCAGAGGGGGGCCACCAATCGGACGTCAGACCGGTCCCGAAGTCACTGGGTCTTGGCGCAGCCGGGGCAGGCGTACACGCCGACACTGCGATTGTGGGCGCCCCAGTAGCCGACGGCTATGCCCGCGTACACGGCATCGTCCTCGAGGGCCGTGCCGCACCAGACACAGCGTGTCCCGTCCTGCTGGTCGCGTGTCAGACCCCAGACGGTGGGGAGGGCGCGCTGAGCCACGGTCACCGCCGGCGCTTCCGGCGCGCCGGGTGGTGGTTGCGGATCTCGACGTTGTAGTCCGACACCCGGGACAGGTCGCCCCGTGCTATGGCATCCGTACGCTGCCGGACCAGCGCGGCGCACACCCCGCAGTCGTCCGGCGGTGTCGGTTCGTCCAGCGGGAGACCGAGCGTGACCGGCGGCTCCTGCATCGTCTGCTGACGGGTCATCCGAGTACCTCCGCAGAAAGTAGTCCGCCCGGCACAAAGCAGGCGGCGAGGATGGTGGGATCCGTCAGGCGCCCGCTTCCGTGCGGCCGTGCGAGCCACACGCGGCCGTGCGTCGGACGGTTGACGGGCGGGCAGTACAGCGGCCACCCCGGCGGATGCACGGTGAGCCGGGCGACGTCGTCCAGGTGCTCCTCGGCGTCAAGCGGGACGAGCCACCAGGCGCGCTCGGCGGCCGGGTAGGCGAGCACCGGCCCGAGGATGTCGGGGGGCATCCGCTGCATCGCGTCCATGGTGCGGAAGAACGGCGCCTCCACTGCGAGCCAGCGCACACCGGAAGGAACGAGCGCGAGTTCGCCGGCCGACCATGCGCGGCGCACAGTGCCAGGGGAGGGAGCGCAGTCCGCGAGCCAGTCGCGGCCTGCGTAGCGCGTGCCTGGGTTGCGGGTCGGTGTGGCCATGACCAGGAACGTAGAGAGCCGGGCAGGGCGGGCGCGCGCCGATTGCTCGGGATTGCTCCTACGGCCTCATGGGATTGCTCGGGTTGCTCACGGGAGGGTGAGCTGAGCCCGGGCCCGCATGATCAGGCGGTGCGCCTGGTGGCCGAACACGGCGGACTCACTCATCAGGGTCCAGACCTTGACGTAGTACGCGACGTCATCGGCGGACTCGAGCCACAGTTCGGCGTTCCACGTGTCGGCGACGACCACGCTCTGATCCATGATCCAGAAACCGTGCTTCGGGGAGAACGGCGTACGGGCTCCCAGCGGAATCACGCCGAGCGTCACGGTGCTGGAACCCACCAGGGCCGTCAGACGCTCCAGTTGCGCCGACATGGCCGCAGTCTCGCACCGTTGGACAAGCAGCGCCGCCTCCCACAGCAGGGCGTGGATGTGCCGTCCCGGCTCGTACAGGATCGCCTGGCGCTGCATGCGCGCCTGCACTCCGGCCTCGACGTCCCTTGGGGATCCGACCCGCTCAGACACGTCCGTCAGTACGCCGCGGGCGTACTCGGGTGTCTGGAAGATGCCCGGGATGATCCCGGATTCGAAGATGTGGATCTCACGGGCCCCTTCTTCCTGGAGGCGGTGCCCCTCCTGCACGGCTCGGTGGCCGGCCGCCAGCTGCCGCTTCCAACTGCGGTAGGTCGTCTCCAGGGTGCGCAGGCTGGCGCGCAGTTCGTCGGCGACGTCCGGTCGGCCAACGGCTTCGGCCCACGCTTTGGCGTCGGCGTCGCTCGCCGTCTGCTTGCCGTTCTCCAGCTTGCTGACCTTGGACTGTTGCCACCCGAGCTGGGCGGCGAACTCCTTGCCGGTCAGCCCCGTCCCGGTGCGCAGCTCTCGCAGCCGCGCACCGAGGGCCTTACGGGCGTGCTGGTAGTCGCTCACGGACTCGAAGCTACCCGCTCCGCGAACTCATCGCGCCGGATCGCGTGATGCCAGGCGGCATCCCGGATCTGGCAGAACTCCACGATGCGCGCGGCGTCGTCGAGCAGCTCGGCGCCGAGGTACTCGTCCGAGTCGTCGAAGTGCAGCACCAGGGCGTAGCGGGAGTCGAACAGCCAGAAGTCGACTGCGGGCAGGTGCAGCTTCTCAGCGTCGGCCCGCCACAGGTACCGGATGTTCTCCCCGGCCGCGTTGTTCGTCGCGGCCGCGGCGAGTAGATACCGCTGCTCGGGGGTTGGCGGTGCGTCGGCCAGGCGCACGCGCTCGATGCGCTTGCCCTGGCCGGTCTGCGTGCTGACGTTGACGCACCATGGCCGGTCGATGTCGTCTGCGGTCTGGCCGGTCTCGAGCCAGGTACGGAACTTCGCACCGGAGCGGTCGGAGCCGTAGCCGCGGCGGGTCTCGAGGCGCCAGGCGGTGTGCGCGAAGTCCTCGAAGTGGGAGCCGAACGAGTCGTCGTCGATGAACTGCGGCACGTGGCCTACTCCTTGGGGGCGAAGCGGGTCAGCAGCTCGCGCGGCACGCGGACGAACGACTCGCCCTCGAGGACGTTCTGCAGCTGGGCGACGTCCTCGGGGTCGGTCACGATGTAGCCCTGGACGACGATGTCTCCCGTCTCGGTGTCCTCGTACAGCGTGGGGCACTTGCCGTCCTCGCTGGTGGTGCCGAGCATGCGGAGCTGAAGGGCCATGGTCCCTCTTCCTCTCGTGCCGTCGGTGAGCCATCAGGATGCGAGGAATGCGCGCGCGGCGGGGCGGGATTGCTCGAAATTGCTCGCGCGGGTGCCCTGAGACAGGGCACCCGCGCGGGGGGATCAGGCCGTGAGGTCGATCTCGACGATTGCCGACGGCTGGAAGATCTTCAGGCCCGCGTCCATCTCGCACCGGAAGCGGATCATGTTCCGCGTGAAGTCGGAGGCACCGCTGTCCTCGCCGAGGGCGTTGGGGTCGTAGACGTTCTCCGACCAGTCCAGCCGCACGTCCTCGACGACCTGCAGTTCCGTCGCGAGCTTGAAGTTCACCAGGTGCGCGACGCCGGCAGTCTGCGCGGTCGTCGAGACGACCGGCAGGCCCCACAGGCGCCGGGCCGAGACCTCCACCGTCTGAACCGGCCCGCCGAGGAAGTAGTCCGCCTCGTTGTTGGCGAGCAGCTCCACGGCCTCCCAGTCGTTGGGGTGCATGACGTACGCCGCGCCGTCGAGGAACGACAGGATCTCGAGCTTGGTCTTCGCCTTGCGCGCGGTGGTGAGCAGGTCCGTGTCCCACGCCTGCGTCTGCGAGCCGGACACGTTGGCGATCCCGGTCATGTTCTCGCCCGAACCACTGCCGTTGATGATCTGCGCCTCGAGACCCAGCTCGAGACCCAGGCGCATCTCGACGTCCAGGACGCGCTCGAGGGACGGAGCGTCGCGCAGGTCCTGGCGGGCGATCGGCTCCGAAAGGTGAGCGATCGTCCGCGTCCGGTCGTCGATCCGCTCCCACGTGTAGACGCTGGTCGGCTTCACCGCGCCGCGCGCTACGGGGGCGGCGTTGTTGGTCCGTACGGTCTGGCGCAGGTAGCCGAACCGTGACGGGCCCGGCTCGGTCGGGATGAGCTGTCGCAGGGCCAGAACGGGAACGCCCTGGCGGATCGGCTCGGGGTCGAGCGGCACCGTCAGCGGCACGGCGCCAGAAGCGAGGATGCCCTTGTACCCGCCACCCTCCGAGGCCGCGAAGACGACCTTGGCGCCCCAGTCGGAGCCACCGGCCGCCTTCACCCGCGGATGCTGGCCGGCCTTCGAGGAAGGCGACAGCGGCCTCCCGCGTTCGCCGGGCAGTGTCGAGAACCCCTTGCCGTCCCCGGCGATCTCGTGCCCCAGCTTGTTGAGAGCAGCCTTCATGCTGTCGGCGTTCGTCTCGCCGCGATCCTCCATGATCTGATCCACCAGAACCCGGCCCTTGGCGATGTTGGCCTCAACAACGGCGGCCTCTTCCCTGGTGAAATCTCGCCCCTCGGCCGTGGCCCGGTCGGCGATCACACGGGTCTCGCTCAGGAGGAGCCGTGCTTGGTTCTTCAGCTTCGTGATGTCGGCAGCCATCTGCCGTCTCCTTCGGGAAGTCGGGACTCTTCCCGGTACACAGAGGCGGGCCTCGAGACCGCGCCCTCGAGACGCGCGGGGGAGGCTGGCACAGCAGCTCTACCGGGCGGCGCCGAACTGAGCGGACCAGAGGGCGGGCGGCGACGTTCCGGACCGGCGCTCGAGGCGGGCGACTTGGCGGCCGGGGTGGATACCGGTGGCCGCCGCCAACGCCTCGAGGGCCTTACTCACGGAATGAGTCGCTCGCGGTCCCAACTGCTGGCCGTCGATCAACCTGCCCCCAGGCTACGCCTTACGACCGAAACGCGCCCTACCTCGGCTCCGCCGGCGTACGTCGTGACCTCCCTGCAGTCGCACGGACACAGCAGGAACGACACACGCTCCACCGAGCCGAAGTCGTCAGCCACGAACCAGACATCACCACGCCCGTCCATGATCCGGCGCTCATCGCTCTCGGACACCCACGGCCCCCGTAGGGCGTCCGTCGCGTCGACGTGCTCGATGACCGCCAGGAGCAGCCGGACCCCGGCCGCCTCCCGGCCGTCCAAGGTTCGGATCAGCACCGATTCCACGCCCTCTCGTCCCAGTGGCTGGCGGCGTCCGCCGGCAGGTCCATCTCCACTTTGTCGTCCCACCGCTTGGGCCGGAGCCGGACCCGCACCACCGGCTGAACCGGTGCCGCAGCGCGTTCGTCATCGCCCTCAGGCGAAGGGGTTGTCATCGTCCTCGTCCTTCCTGTCCGCATCCGTAAATCCGATACGCACCCGCGCATCCGTGGTCAGACCCAACTCCCGGGCCCAATACCGCAGCTGCTGTGATGCTTCCCGCATCGCCACCGTCGCCGGGTTCTTCACCATGCGGCCCCGATCCATGTCCGACCGGCCCTCGACCACCGGACCGCGGTCACGCACGTCCCGGGCCGCCGCGGCGAACGCCGACCAGTACGAGCAGTACGCCGTCACGGCCGCACGCTCGCCCTCCCGGAAGCGGGTCGCATCGTTGGCGTACACCGACGCCAGACGCTCCCACTCCTCCAGGCCGGCCTCGTCGAGGATGTCCGGCTGGTCGGTCCAGGTGAGACCGAGGCCGCCGATCTCCGCCTCCTTCGCGAGCCGGACCGCCGGCTCCGGAGAAAGGATCTTCAACCCGGCAGGGATCGCCGGGGTCTTGCGTCGTGCAGGCATTTCGCACCTCTCCATAACTGGTTCTGAAGCCCGTCGGCGTACGCCGCATTCACCGCGGCGGGCCCCCAGCGATTCGGTCTGGTGATTCCGACTCCCCTAGGGGGAGGGTCTCGACTGCAGCCCGCGCGGGGGCGCAGGCGGGCCCTCACCCGGTCCTCACGAGGGGGTGATCTGGCGGGGCGTGGTCGTGCCGGTCGTGATCGTTTCTGGTGACGGTGAGTGAGGTCTGTTCGGGCGTCGCGCCATTGGCGCCGCCATTCGCGCCATTGGCGCCAGGCTCTGAGTCCTGGCGCGAATGGCGCGACTGTGGCGTGACTGTCGGAGCGTCCTCACTCTTCGTGTCGGTGAAGTGCTCAGTGATCCGCCATACCGAGCCCTTGCCGAACCCGGCGCGCTCGGCCTTGACGCCTGCCTTGCGCATGGCGCGTTGAAGGGTGCGCTCGCTGATGTCGTCGGCCGCTGCGGCCTTCTTCACGTCCTTGCTCGAGGCCTCGCCGCCCTGGCTCTCGAGGTAGCCGCGCAGCCACTCGGCGGCGATGTCCCGGTCGCCTCGGTCGGTCTCCTGTCCGGCGGAGAGGATCTCGTCCACGGTGCGATCGGCGCGGCCGGTGAAGACGAACCGGCCGACCCGGGCGTCTCCGGCCCGAGTCGGCACGGTGGTCGACTCGATGAGGTAGGACAGCGAGGGCAGGTCCGCGCGGCCGAGGCTGTTCTTCGCCTGGGTCATCACCCTGCATTCGTTGTCGTCGTCGCGGGCGAACCCGAACACGGCGCGGGGGACGTTCTTGAAGGCACCTGAGCCCGTGATGAGGGAGGCCGGGTCGGTGCTGGCTCCCTTGTTGAAGTGGGCGATACCGAGCAGCACGGCGCCCGTACGGTCGGCCATCCGGGCGAGCGGGTCGAGGGCCAGGCGGACGTCACGCTCGCGGTGGGTGTCGATGCCCTTGCCGATGCAGGACATGAGCGGGTCGAGGACGACTAGGGCCACGCCGTGCTCGGCAATGGCCTGCTCCATCAGTGAGTTGTCCTGCGGGAGGCTGAGCGTCGTCTCGCCGTACTCAGCTTCCACGGCCTCCACGCGGTACACGAGGTCGAGGTCTGCGCCGGCCCCGATGAGCCGGGGCACGATCGTCTGCTTCCACGAGTCCTCCACGGCCACGTAGAAGACAGCGCGGGGGCGCCCGTGGAAGGAGCCGGGCAGGGTGCCGCGGGTGATGTGTGCGGCCATCCACATCCCGAACGAGGACTTCCCCGTGCCCTCGCGGCCGGCCGCGACCGACAGGGCCCCGGCGGGGACGCGTCC comes from the Streptomyces griseiscabiei genome and includes:
- a CDS encoding helix-turn-helix domain-containing protein, translated to MSDYQHARKALGARLRELRTGTGLTGKEFAAQLGWQQSKVSKLENGKQTASDADAKAWAEAVGRPDVADELRASLRTLETTYRSWKRQLAAGHRAVQEGHRLQEEGAREIHIFESGIIPGIFQTPEYARGVLTDVSERVGSPRDVEAGVQARMQRQAILYEPGRHIHALLWEAALLVQRCETAAMSAQLERLTALVGSSTVTLGVIPLGARTPFSPKHGFWIMDQSVVVADTWNAELWLESADDVAYYVKVWTLMSESAVFGHQAHRLIMRARAQLTLP
- a CDS encoding DUF6879 family protein, translating into MPQFIDDDSFGSHFEDFAHTAWRLETRRGYGSDRSGAKFRTWLETGQTADDIDRPWCVNVSTQTGQGKRIERVRLADAPPTPEQRYLLAAAATNNAAGENIRYLWRADAEKLHLPAVDFWLFDSRYALVLHFDDSDEYLGAELLDDAARIVEFCQIRDAAWHHAIRRDEFAERVASSP
- a CDS encoding phage major capsid protein, which gives rise to MAADITKLKNQARLLLSETRVIADRATAEGRDFTREEAAVVEANIAKGRVLVDQIMEDRGETNADSMKAALNKLGHEIAGDGKGFSTLPGERGRPLSPSSKAGQHPRVKAAGGSDWGAKVVFAASEGGGYKGILASGAVPLTVPLDPEPIRQGVPVLALRQLIPTEPGPSRFGYLRQTVRTNNAAPVARGAVKPTSVYTWERIDDRTRTIAHLSEPIARQDLRDAPSLERVLDVEMRLGLELGLEAQIINGSGSGENMTGIANVSGSQTQAWDTDLLTTARKAKTKLEILSFLDGAAYVMHPNDWEAVELLANNEADYFLGGPVQTVEVSARRLWGLPVVSTTAQTAGVAHLVNFKLATELQVVEDVRLDWSENVYDPNALGEDSGASDFTRNMIRFRCEMDAGLKIFQPSAIVEIDLTA
- a CDS encoding phage terminase small subunit P27 family encodes the protein MPARRKTPAIPAGLKILSPEPAVRLAKEAEIGGLGLTWTDQPDILDEAGLEEWERLASVYANDATRFREGERAAVTAYCSYWSAFAAAARDVRDRGPVVEGRSDMDRGRMVKNPATVAMREASQQLRYWARELGLTTDARVRIGFTDADRKDEDDDNPFA
- a CDS encoding AAA family ATPase — its product is MTNPREVAREMLESNGVTEAALAPRRSLKITRASDIEPEPVVWAWVDEGEGRVPAGALSVAAGREGTGKSSFGMWMAAHITRGTLPGSFHGRPRAVFYVAVEDSWKQTIVPRLIGAGADLDLVYRVEAVEAEYGETTLSLPQDNSLMEQAIAEHGVALVVLDPLMSCIGKGIDTHRERDVRLALDPLARMADRTGAVLLGIAHFNKGASTDPASLITGSGAFKNVPRAVFGFARDDDNECRVMTQAKNSLGRADLPSLSYLIESTTVPTRAGDARVGRFVFTGRADRTVDEILSAGQETDRGDRDIAAEWLRGYLESQGGEASSKDVKKAAAADDISERTLQRAMRKAGVKAERAGFGKGSVWRITEHFTDTKSEDAPTVTPQSRHSRQDSEPGANGANGGANGATPEQTSLTVTRNDHDRHDHAPPDHPLVRTG